The genome window CACAATTTTTTAGGAGCAGGCGCGCCATGTCGGGTAAAGGGATAGATCTGAAGGCCTTCATGAACCAGCAATACTTGTGCGAATCCTTGACCATGAGCGAGGTTGAGAAACTGCTGGAATATACCGAGCTGGTGTCATTCAAGAAGAATGAGACCATCGCCCCGGCGGGCTCGGTGGGCGATGCACTGTATTTCGTGGTGCGCGGCGAGGCGGCGCTGCTGTTCGATGACAGCGGCCGCGAGGTGGAGGTGGGGGCCATGAAAGAGGGCGAATTGATGGGTGAAATGTCTTTCTTCGACCGCAAACCGCGCATGCTGCAGATGCGTGCCACCAGCGCCCATACCGAGCTGCTTAAATTGCCGCGCCCCATGTACGACCGGCTCAGGATCGAACACCCCTACATCGCCGTGAATCTGCTGGAGCACGCCATTATCAGCCTCGATCACCTGGTGCGGCGACTGAGCACGGAAGAGATCAACCTGTCGCGTTACATCTACGGACCGGGCAAAAGATAGTCCCGATGCATCCCCTCTATCAACGCGCGAGCTTCGTCACCGGCGCCCACAACCTGTCGCAACTGCCGCCCGACACAGGCACGGAAGTCGCCTTCGCCGGGCGTTCCAATTCCGGCAAGTCCAGCGCCATCAATCGCATCACCGGGCAAAAGTCGCTGGCCCGCACCAGCAAAACCCCCGGCCGCACCCAGCAGATCAATTATTTCGCCCTGGATGAGCAGCGCCATATCGTCGACCTGCCCGGCTATGGCTACGCCAAGGTGTCGGAAAAGGTGAAACTGCATTGGCAGCACACCCTGGA of Candidatus Tenderia electrophaga contains these proteins:
- a CDS encoding cyclic nucleotide-binding protein; the encoded protein is MSGKGIDLKAFMNQQYLCESLTMSEVEKLLEYTELVSFKKNETIAPAGSVGDALYFVVRGEAALLFDDSGREVEVGAMKEGELMGEMSFFDRKPRMLQMRATSAHTELLKLPRPMYDRLRIEHPYIAVNLLEHAIISLDHLVRRLSTEEINLSRYIYGPGKR